From Caretta caretta isolate rCarCar2 chromosome 9, rCarCar1.hap1, whole genome shotgun sequence, one genomic window encodes:
- the CHRND gene encoding acetylcholine receptor subunit delta — protein sequence MERPALRLALLWAVTLSGGLAVNQEERLMNYLFVEKGYNKELRPVTSRDESVNVDLGLTLSNLVSLKEADETLTTSVWLDHSWTDYRLQWNTSEFGGLKILRLPPDMLWLPEIVLENNNDGFFQIAYYCNVLIYDSGFVYWLPPAIFHSPCPINVNFFPFDWQNCSLKFSSLRYNAKEITMNLKQEPDPDRTLNKSYLVEWITIDLEAFTENGEWEIIHKPARKNIDRSVSPESSKYQDITFYLIIKRKPLFYIINIVLPCILIAFMAIFVFYLPAESGEKMTLAISVLLAQSVFLLLISQRLPATSLAIPLIGKYLLFIMLLVTAVVGTCVIVLNIHFRTPSTHVMSSWVKELFLETLPCLLHMSRPAESKPGPRASLLIRRSSSVGYMAKAEEYFAVKSRSELMFEKQSERHGLASRVTPSRPRPLGMADIQEQLYSEVKPAIDGANFIIKHTRDKNDYNEEKDNWNRVARTVDRLCLFLVTPVVILGTLGIFLMGIYNEPPELPFAGDPFDYRMEHRHFV from the exons ATGGAGAGGCCGGCCCTGCGGCTCGCTCTGCTCTGGGCCGTCACCCTGTCGG GCGGCCTGGCTGTGAACCAGGAGGAGCGGCTCATGAACTACCTCTTTGTGGAGAAGGGCTACAACAAGGAGCTGCGGCCCGTCACCTCCAGGGACGAGAGCGTCAACGTGGACCTGGGCCTGACGCTCTCCAACCTCGTCTCTCTG AAAGAGGCCGACGAGACCCTCACCACCAGCGTGTGGCTTGATCAC AGCTGGACAGATTACAGGCTGCAGTGGAACACGTCGGAGTTCGGTGGCCTGAAGATCCTTCGCCTGCCCCCGGACATGCTGTGGCTGCCCGAGATCGTCTTGGAGAACAA CAACGATGGCTTCTTCCAGATCGCCTACTACTGCAACGTGCTGATCTACGACTCCGGCTTCGTATACTGGCTGCCGCCCGCCATcttccacagcccctgccccatcaACGTCAACTTCTTCCCCTTCGACTGGCAGAACTGCAGCCTCAAGTTCAG CTCGCTCCGCTACAACGCCAAGGAGATCACCATGAACCTGAAGCAGGAACCTGATCCTGACAGAACGCTCAACAAAAGCTACCTCGTGGAATGGATCACCATCGACCTGGAGGCCTTCACGG AGAATGGTGAGTGGGAGATCATCCACAAACCGGCCCGCAAGAACATCGACAGGAGCGTCTCGCCCGAGAGCAGCAAGTACCAGGACATCACCTTCTACCTCATCATCAAGCGCAAGCCGCTCTTCTACATCATCAACATCGTCCTGCCCTGCATCCTCATCGCCTTCATGGCCATCTTCGTCTTCTACCTGCCAGCCGAAA GTGGGGAGAAGATGACTCTGGCTATCTCCGTCCTGCTGGCCCAGTCTGTCTTCCTGCTGCTGATCTCCCAGCGCCTGCCAGCCACCTCCCTCGCCATCCCCCTCATTGGCAA GTACCTGCTCTTCATCATGCTGCTGGTGACCGCGGTGGTGGGGACCTGCGTGATCGTGCTGAACATCCACTTCCGGACACCCAGCACCCACGTCATGTCCAGCTGGGTCAAAGAG CTCTTCCTGGAGACACTGCCGTGCCTGCTGCACATGTCCAGGCCGGCGGAGAGCAAGCCGGGGCCCCGCGCCAGCCTGCTCATCCGGCGGAGCAGCTCCGTGGGCTACATGGCCAAGGCGGAGGAGTACTTCGCCGTCAAGTCCCGCAGCGAGCTCATGTTCGAGAAGCAGTCGGAGCGGCACGGGCTGGCCAGCCGCGTCACCCCCTCCC ggcccaggcccctgggcatggCCGACATTCAAGAGCAGCTATACAGCGAGGTGAAGCCGGCCATCGACGGCGCCAACTTCATCATCAAGCACACGCGGGACAAGAATGACTACAACGAG gagAAGGATAACTGGAACCGCGTTGCCCGGACGGTTGACcgcctctgcctcttcctggtgaCCCCGGTGGTGATCCTTGGGACCCTGGGGATCTTTCTGATGGGAATCTACAACGAACCCCCCGAGCTGCCCTTCGCTGGGGACCCCTTCGACTACAGGATGGAGCACAGACACTTCGTCTAG
- the CHRNG gene encoding acetylcholine receptor subunit gamma — MRCLALLATLGSLTAVLCRNLEEKLLNDLMTNYNRNLRPAQREGDIINVTLKLTLTNLISLNEREETLTTNIWIEMKWCDYRLQWDPDEYDNIQILRVPSTEVWLPDIVLENNIDGVFEITLYCNTLLDSKGCLLWMPPAIYRTSCAIFVTYFPFDWQNCSMVFQSQTYSANEINLLLTVEDGQTIEWIVIDPEAFTENGEWAIKHRPAKKIVNAERFTPDDLGYQQVVFYLIIQRKPLFYVINIIVPCVLISSVAVLVYFLPAKAGGQKCTVSINVLLAQTVFLFLIAQKVPETSDAMPLIGKYLTFLLVVTVVIVVNAVIVLNISLRTPNTHSMSQKVRQICLQQLPHFLGMHMRRRDMAPRPLMARRRSSLGLMVKADEYMLWKARTELIFEKQKERAGLMKAVLEKIGKGLENGCSQDLCHSLVQAGPEIRACVDACNHIAKTLQEQNDFDNENEEWILVGRVIDRVCFLVMASLFVLGTVSIFLMAHFNQAPVVPFPGDPKRYLP, encoded by the exons ATGCGCTGCCTGGCTCTGCTCGCGACCCTCGGCTCCCTCACCG CCGTGCTGTGCCGGAACCTGGAGGAGAAGCTGCTCAATGACCTGATGACCAACTACAACCGCAACCTGCGTCCGGCCCAGCGGGAGGGGGACATCATTAACGTCACGCTGAAGCTCACCCTCACCAACCTCATCTCCCTG AACGAGCGGGAAGAGACCCTCACCACCAACATCTGGATTGAGATG AAGTGGTGCGATTATCGGCTGCAGTGGGATCCTGACGAATACGACAACATCCAGATACTGAGGGTGCCCTCCACCGAGGTGTGGCTGCCGGACATCGTCCTGGAGAACAA catCGACGGGGTGTTTGAGATCACCCTGTACTGCAACACGCTGCTGGATTCCAAAGGCTGCCTCCTGTGGATGCCGCCCGCCATCTACCGCACCTCCTGCGCCATCTTCGTCACCTACTTCCCCTTCGACTGGCAGAACTGCTCCATGGTGTTTCA GTCCCAGACCTACAGCGCCAATGAAATTAACCTGCTGCTGACGGTGGAAGATGGGCAGACCATTGAGTGGATCGTCATCGACCCCGAAGCTTTCACAG AGAATGGGGAGTGGGCAATCAAGCACCGGCCCGCCAAGAAGATCGTGAACGCCGAGCGCTTCACCCCGGACGACTTAGGTTACCAGCAGGTCGTCTTCTACCTGATCATCCAGAGGAAACCGCTCTTCTATGTCATCAACATCATCGTGCCCTGCGTGCTCATCTCGTCCGTGGCTGTGCTGGTGTATTTCCTGCCTGCCAAAG CGGGCGGCCAGAAGTGCACGGTCTCCATAAACGTCCTCCTGGCCCAGACCGTCTTCCTCTTCCTGATTGCACAGAAGGTGCCTGAGACCTCCGATGCTATGCCTCTCATTGGCAA GTACCTGACCTTTCTCCTGGTGGTGACGGTGGTGATCGTGGTGAATGCCGTCATTGTGCTGAACATCTCGCTGAGGACCCCCAATACGCACTCCATGTCGCAGAAAGTGCGGCAG atctgcctgcagcagctgccccacttcctggggaTGCACATGCGCCGCAGGGACATGGCCCCCCGCCCGCTGATGGCCCGGCGCCGCAGCTCCCTGGGGCTGATGGTGAAGGCTGACGAGTACATGCTGTGGAAGGCCCGGACCGAGCTGATCTTTGAGAAGCAGAAGGAGAGGGCCGGGCTGATGAAGGCCGTCCTGGAAAAGATCG GGAAAGGCCTGGAAAACGGGTGCTCCCAGGATCTCTGTCACAGCTTGGTGCAGGCTGGTCCCGAGATCCGGGCCTGCGTGGACGCCTGCAACCACATTGCCAAGACGCTGCAGGAGCAGAACGACTTCGACAAC GAGAACGAGGAGTGGATCCTGGTGGGGAGAGTCATCGACCGCGTCTGCTTCTTGGTCATGGCCTCGCTCTTCGTCCTGGGGACGGTCAGCATCTTCCTGATGGCCCATTTCAACCAGGCACCAGTAGTGCCCTTTCCCGGGGACCCCAAGCGCTACCTGCCATAG